The proteins below come from a single Methanolobus chelungpuianus genomic window:
- a CDS encoding DUF190 domain-containing protein: MQNESVETDNMKAMLLRIYMSENDTHMGKSAHHAVLEFLKRKGIAGATVHHCIEGYGVHDRIHTASVLRLGTDLPVIIQAVDREERIRGIIPELRRMLPGKVMIIENVEIVSGERFTGKA, from the coding sequence ATGCAAAATGAAAGCGTTGAGACGGACAATATGAAGGCAATGCTCCTTCGGATATATATGAGCGAGAATGACACGCACATGGGCAAGAGCGCACATCATGCAGTGCTTGAGTTCTTAAAGCGGAAAGGCATCGCAGGAGCTACAGTGCATCATTGCATTGAGGGTTATGGGGTTCATGACAGGATCCATACTGCAAGTGTGCTTCGGCTTGGAACGGACCTGCCGGTGATAATCCAGGCAGTCGACAGGGAAGAGAGGATAAGAGGAATAATTCCGGAACTGAGAAGGATGCTGCCCGGAAAAGTGATGATCATTGAAAATGTAGAGATTGTATCCGGTGAAAGGTTCACCGGAAAAGCCTGA
- a CDS encoding cytochrome c biogenesis protein CcdA — MRERPVPQQPATKGLLAATAILLLVLYMPAAAAVPDEVQVEYFYDTACSKCSKAAPVIEDVASRYETANLTFYDIRSSYSYAQQYGITLVPAVVINRSVVITYDDYKGDTALLEDLLVKAIENPPETMIPAGSRDGSATEDRGLLIGRSHLLVFIAGLLAGFNPCLLAVMAFLSSAILSSNGTRKEMLTLVCGFCAGIFVTYMVVGIGILNTASSFPGMQETLAEAMVVLIFVLGLWHLYDAYHMRSHQKTTFRTPRFFIRLMGNIKGRNIMLLSFMAGAVFSLVKAPCVGAVYLAILDMLISGSDLTGGLIYLGIYNLGVVLPILVLGGMLAFGLDPGKVSDFKERRRVEIRLITGLTLLLLAVLLHLKVI; from the coding sequence ATGAGAGAGAGACCTGTGCCTCAACAGCCTGCCACTAAAGGCCTTCTGGCAGCTACTGCCATCCTGCTTCTTGTCCTGTATATGCCTGCAGCCGCAGCCGTGCCGGATGAGGTGCAGGTGGAATATTTCTACGATACCGCCTGCAGCAAATGCTCGAAAGCGGCTCCCGTGATCGAGGATGTTGCATCCCGTTATGAGACTGCCAATCTTACCTTCTATGATATAAGATCCTCGTACTCGTATGCGCAGCAGTATGGGATAACCCTCGTGCCTGCCGTTGTCATCAACAGGAGTGTTGTCATCACCTATGATGACTACAAAGGGGATACCGCACTGCTTGAGGACCTGCTTGTAAAGGCCATCGAGAACCCTCCTGAGACTATGATCCCTGCCGGTTCCCGGGATGGATCTGCGACAGAAGATCGTGGACTCCTAATTGGCAGGTCCCACCTGCTTGTATTCATAGCCGGGCTGCTCGCGGGTTTCAATCCATGCCTTCTGGCAGTCATGGCTTTCCTGTCCTCTGCCATCCTCTCCTCAAACGGGACACGCAAGGAAATGCTGACCCTGGTTTGCGGTTTTTGTGCAGGGATATTTGTGACCTATATGGTAGTGGGTATAGGGATCCTTAATACTGCCAGTTCTTTCCCCGGAATGCAGGAGACCCTTGCTGAGGCAATGGTCGTGCTGATCTTTGTCCTTGGGCTATGGCACCTTTATGATGCGTACCACATGAGGTCGCATCAGAAAACTACATTCAGAACACCCCGGTTCTTTATCCGTCTCATGGGAAACATCAAAGGCAGGAACATCATGCTACTGTCATTTATGGCAGGGGCTGTATTCTCACTGGTGAAGGCTCCCTGCGTAGGGGCTGTGTACCTTGCGATCCTTGATATGCTTATCTCAGGCAGCGATCTCACCGGTGGTCTCATCTACCTGGGCATCTACAACCTTGGTGTGGTCCTGCCTATACTTGTGCTGGGAGGAATGCTTGCTTTCGGACTGGACCCTGGGAAGGTCTCGGATTTCAAGGAAAGAAGGCGTGTCGAGATACGCCTCATAACAGGGCTGACACTTCTCCTGCTGGCTGTGCTTCTTCATCTTAAAGTGATATGA
- the crcB gene encoding fluoride efflux transporter CrcB, whose translation MTSGLLLVGAGGFAGAVLRFLVSGAIPKAGEIPAGTLAVNTIGSFALALITFSSVSDSLIYLLSIGVLGSFTTFSTFAYESFRLMEQGEAKYSLLNITLNLAMCMTGVMAAYLFTGH comes from the coding sequence ATCACCAGCGGACTGCTCCTTGTAGGAGCAGGAGGATTTGCAGGTGCAGTTCTCAGATTCCTTGTATCAGGAGCAATCCCGAAAGCAGGTGAGATCCCCGCAGGCACCTTGGCTGTGAATACCATAGGCAGCTTCGCACTTGCCCTGATCACTTTCTCCTCCGTATCCGACTCCCTTATATATCTGTTAAGCATCGGAGTGCTTGGCTCTTTTACTACCTTCTCCACTTTTGCCTATGAGTCTTTCAGGCTCATGGAACAGGGAGAAGCGAAATACTCCCTGCTGAATATCACACTGAACCTTGCCATGTGCATGACAGGCGTCATGGCTGCATACCTGTTCACCGGTCACTGA
- the glp gene encoding gephyrin-like molybdotransferase Glp, which produces MDSRIFKERSSVNDTRDRFLAAIKPLDRTENITICEGVGRVLATGILAPRNVPHYRRSAMDGYAVRSADIMGASPTNPVILQIGDGIDEGTCCPVGTGAYVPDDADAVLMTEDTICIGDMIEVRAQVHPGKNIGDIGEDVRKNEIIFNRGHLLRPCDVAVLASLGIREVKVYSRAVVAVIPTGNDLIPLDSSSEVPPPGKTLDINSLMIGLYVRQWGAQPRCCPIVPEDRELIKKAISENMDADFIVISGGTSVGEKDYVPDVLASMGEKLVHGVGLSPGKPTALGVIGEIPVLCMPGYPAAGLVALFAFGKPAIRKKGNIPQIPDITVKARLTGKINSREGYVSYARVILEGNTARPLMTAGAGILSSIAKSNGFVIIPENVEGYEEGNEVDVVLIE; this is translated from the coding sequence ATGGACAGCAGGATCTTTAAAGAGCGCAGCAGCGTGAACGATACAAGGGACAGGTTCCTTGCTGCTATAAAGCCTCTTGATCGCACTGAGAACATCACGATCTGTGAAGGCGTGGGCAGGGTGCTTGCCACCGGCATACTTGCGCCACGGAATGTCCCGCACTATCGCCGCTCAGCCATGGATGGATACGCCGTCCGCTCAGCCGATATCATGGGAGCCTCACCCACCAATCCCGTGATACTGCAGATAGGGGATGGTATTGATGAGGGAACCTGCTGTCCGGTCGGTACCGGAGCTTATGTGCCGGACGATGCGGATGCAGTGCTCATGACAGAGGATACGATATGCATCGGCGATATGATAGAGGTGCGTGCTCAGGTCCACCCCGGAAAGAACATAGGCGATATCGGGGAGGATGTGAGGAAGAACGAGATAATATTCAATAGGGGTCATCTCCTGCGCCCCTGTGATGTGGCAGTGCTTGCATCCCTAGGCATCAGAGAAGTCAAGGTTTACTCCCGTGCAGTGGTAGCCGTAATTCCCACAGGCAACGACCTGATCCCGCTTGATAGCAGCAGCGAAGTGCCACCACCGGGAAAAACACTGGACATCAACAGCCTGATGATAGGTTTGTATGTAAGGCAGTGGGGTGCACAGCCAAGGTGCTGCCCCATAGTTCCCGAGGACAGGGAGCTTATAAAGAAGGCCATATCGGAGAACATGGATGCTGACTTTATCGTGATCTCCGGCGGCACATCCGTAGGGGAGAAGGATTACGTGCCTGATGTGCTGGCCTCCATGGGGGAGAAACTGGTGCACGGTGTCGGCCTCAGCCCCGGTAAACCCACAGCCCTCGGAGTCATAGGAGAAATACCCGTATTATGCATGCCTGGATATCCTGCCGCGGGCCTGGTGGCGCTCTTTGCATTCGGGAAGCCGGCGATACGTAAAAAAGGCAACATTCCGCAGATACCTGACATCACAGTAAAGGCAAGGCTTACAGGCAAGATCAACTCCAGGGAAGGTTATGTGAGCTATGCAAGGGTCATCCTTGAAGGAAATACAGCCCGGCCGCTCATGACAGCAGGAGCGGGTATCCTGAGCTCCATTGCCAAATCCAACGGATTTGTCATCATACCCGAGAACGTGGAAGGCTACGAGGAAGGAAACGAAGTGGATGTTGTACTGATTGAGTGA
- a CDS encoding ubiquitin-like small modifier protein 1: MAKVKVKLFANLREIAGESSLQLDGNNVQEVLFNLMGQYPALKEMIFERTGDEPKLRGYINVFLNGNNVKHMESLATEVRDGDEIGVFPPVSGG, encoded by the coding sequence ATGGCAAAGGTCAAGGTCAAACTCTTCGCAAACCTGAGAGAGATCGCGGGCGAGTCCTCGCTGCAGCTCGATGGGAATAATGTGCAGGAGGTGCTGTTCAATCTTATGGGGCAGTACCCGGCCCTGAAGGAAATGATTTTTGAGAGAACAGGCGACGAGCCTAAGCTTCGCGGATACATCAATGTGTTCCTTAACGGGAATAATGTAAAGCACATGGAAAGCCTGGCAACGGAAGTCAGGGACGGGGATGAGATCGGCGTGTTCCCGCCCGTGTCAGGCGGATGA
- a CDS encoding ABC transporter permease: protein MGITGLKHSLNTVFTLWLREMLRYRRSRSRIIGSLATPLFFLIIMGSALSTTMTMRSGNYIDYMAPGIIGMSVLFASLMGGVSIIWDREFGFLKEILVAPVSRFYTAFGKAAGGVTAAMVQGTLLMVISGMFVVEYVSVTGQLLSILIMFITGMGFIGLGITLASRIESHEGFQMMMTFITFPTLMASTAFYPMANLPPWLGIPVQLNPLTYGVEALRWALLGASEVPIMRSMTIIIVFSFTMILIGSWSFDKAGDH from the coding sequence ATGGGGATTACCGGACTGAAGCATTCTCTGAACACTGTGTTCACCCTGTGGCTGCGGGAGATGCTTCGCTACAGGCGCTCACGTTCCAGGATCATCGGGTCCCTGGCAACCCCGCTGTTCTTCCTGATAATAATGGGGTCCGCCCTGAGCACCACAATGACCATGCGTTCAGGTAACTATATAGACTACATGGCACCAGGCATCATCGGTATGTCCGTGCTGTTCGCATCGCTCATGGGAGGCGTCTCCATCATCTGGGACCGTGAGTTCGGTTTCCTGAAGGAGATACTCGTGGCGCCTGTCAGCCGCTTCTATACAGCGTTTGGTAAAGCTGCGGGAGGCGTTACGGCAGCCATGGTGCAAGGCACGCTGCTTATGGTGATCAGCGGTATGTTCGTTGTGGAATACGTATCCGTGACAGGACAATTGCTAAGCATCCTGATAATGTTTATCACGGGGATGGGGTTTATCGGACTTGGGATCACCCTTGCCTCAAGAATAGAATCGCACGAAGGATTCCAGATGATGATGACCTTCATCACCTTCCCCACATTGATGGCAAGCACTGCGTTCTACCCCATGGCTAACCTGCCTCCGTGGCTGGGCATACCCGTACAGCTCAATCCGCTCACATATGGGGTAGAGGCACTCAGGTGGGCGCTTCTCGGGGCATCAGAAGTGCCGATCATGCGCTCCATGACAATAATCATCGTGTTCTCCTTTACCATGATACTCATTGGAAGCTGGTCTTTCGACAAGGCGGGCGACCATTAG
- a CDS encoding UbiX family flavin prenyltransferase, which yields MEIIIGISGASGSIYGIRLLEILSRMDIVTHLVITKTAKQIIEIETDYSVIEIEDMASHVYGEGELTAPIASGSHRFAGMIVAPCSMKTLGEIACGMSNNLIGRAADVCLKERRRLILMPRETPFNQIHLENMLKIERAGAIILPACPGFYSRPATIDDLVNSMAGRALDLMGINNEIYKRWG from the coding sequence ATGGAAATAATCATTGGAATCAGCGGCGCCTCAGGCTCCATATACGGCATAAGGTTGCTGGAGATACTTTCCAGGATGGACATCGTGACCCACCTGGTAATAACAAAGACTGCAAAGCAGATAATAGAGATAGAGACGGACTATTCGGTCATCGAGATAGAGGATATGGCAAGCCATGTCTATGGCGAAGGAGAGCTCACCGCACCTATTGCAAGCGGTTCGCACAGGTTCGCCGGGATGATAGTGGCCCCCTGCAGCATGAAGACCCTGGGCGAGATAGCATGCGGCATGTCCAACAATCTCATAGGGCGCGCAGCAGACGTATGCCTGAAGGAAAGAAGAAGGCTCATCCTGATGCCCAGGGAAACCCCGTTCAACCAGATACATCTGGAGAACATGCTTAAAATAGAAAGGGCAGGAGCAATAATATTGCCCGCATGCCCGGGCTTTTACTCCAGGCCGGCCACAATAGACGACCTGGTCAACTCCATGGCAGGCAGGGCCCTTGACCTAATGGGGATCAATAACGAAATTTACAAACGCTGGGGATAA
- a CDS encoding HD domain-containing protein, with amino-acid sequence MKVIRDPIHGYIELDALTLALIDSSPMQRLRRISQLGLSNLVYPGANHSRFEHSLGVMHLAGMLTTRIDTVTGDEKEELRVAALLHDLGHGPFSHVTEGLVKHYTRQGHEDIREILRKGELAEILADHGINPARIEKHIKGETDFGKILNSEIDVDKMDYLVRDSHYTGVAFGLVDHARLINEMQFYENKLVVAAGGVKAAESLLVSRFLMHPSVYYHHVSRIAETMFVRAVEDLIHQDMLDPFELRMMDDARTFEMIRNNGGYAGELAARLDGRRLYKRALYVGFEEVGDSVLKQRRNVRRIEAEIADMVGIDSKEILIDIPRDPAIVEMKALVKVNGRMLRLDEASHVVATLEQAHRDNWKMGVYTTQENRDAVGKAARDFFDVRREIKQFRLTDLEG; translated from the coding sequence ATGAAAGTCATCCGTGACCCCATCCATGGATATATAGAGCTTGACGCCCTTACCCTGGCCCTGATAGACTCATCCCCCATGCAGCGTCTCAGGAGGATAAGCCAGCTGGGGCTTTCAAACCTTGTCTACCCCGGAGCCAACCACAGCCGTTTTGAACATTCTCTGGGGGTGATGCATCTTGCAGGCATGCTCACAACAAGGATAGATACTGTTACAGGAGATGAGAAAGAGGAACTTCGGGTAGCCGCATTGCTTCATGATCTTGGCCACGGGCCCTTTTCACATGTGACCGAGGGCCTCGTTAAGCATTATACCCGTCAGGGACACGAAGACATCAGGGAAATACTCAGAAAGGGAGAGCTTGCCGAGATACTGGCCGACCACGGGATCAATCCGGCAAGGATAGAGAAGCACATCAAAGGCGAGACAGACTTTGGCAAGATACTCAACAGCGAGATAGATGTGGACAAGATGGATTACCTTGTGAGGGATTCACATTACACCGGAGTCGCTTTCGGGCTTGTGGACCATGCGCGGCTGATAAACGAGATGCAGTTCTACGAGAACAAACTGGTAGTGGCCGCCGGGGGGGTCAAGGCTGCGGAGTCACTGCTTGTTTCCAGGTTCCTGATGCACCCCTCTGTTTATTACCATCACGTATCCAGGATAGCCGAAACTATGTTCGTGAGAGCGGTTGAGGATCTTATTCACCAGGATATGCTTGATCCCTTTGAACTCAGGATGATGGACGATGCCAGAACCTTCGAGATGATACGCAACAACGGAGGCTACGCAGGAGAGCTTGCAGCAAGGCTGGACGGCAGGAGACTGTACAAGAGAGCACTGTATGTGGGCTTCGAGGAGGTGGGCGATAGCGTGCTCAAACAGCGCAGGAACGTAAGGCGCATTGAGGCAGAGATCGCCGACATGGTGGGCATTGACAGCAAGGAGATCCTTATAGACATACCCAGGGACCCCGCGATAGTTGAGATGAAAGCCCTTGTCAAGGTCAACGGAAGGATGCTGCGCCTGGATGAGGCTTCGCATGTGGTGGCAACCCTGGAACAGGCTCACAGGGATAACTGGAAGATGGGGGTCTACACCACACAGGAAAACCGTGATGCGGTCGGAAAGGCTGCCAGGGATTTCTTTGATGTCAGGAGAGAGATCAAACAGTTCCGCCTGACGGACCTGGAGGGATGA